TAGTAAATAATCTCATTGTAGGCGTGTTTTGAGATGTAAAAGCCTGAGCAACCACAGCATTCAGGTTTTCAAAACCAGCCTCTTGAATACGTTCTCCCTGTTCTTTAAAAGTTTCTTCCATCTGTTTAATATATTTTTGAGCTTTTTCCTCTTCATTGAATACTTTGGCTATAGTATTAAACTCATTTAATAAATGCTGGTATTGATCCTCTGCACCCTCTTCGGAATATGGAGCGAATAAGGCGGTAGGAGCAATACTTTCCAATTGATCTTTAAAACTTTCATGTCGATATTTAGCTCCAATAATTAAATCGGGATCCAATCGGGAAATCGCTTCAAAATTGGGCTCTGATCTTGTGCCGACGTCTGTTACCGAGTCACTCAGAGGCTCCCCAACATTCACCCATTTATTATAGCCTTCCAGATCAGCTACTCCGACAGGTTCAACACCTAATGGCAATAAGTGCTCCACATATGTCCACTCTAACACGACTACTTTTTTAGGCACGCCCTCTATACTCATTTCACCTACTCCATCTTCAAATGTGATAGAGCCTGTATTACTTTCATCAGTTGATTCAGACTCCGATGAATAAG
The Halobacillus halophilus DSM 2266 DNA segment above includes these coding regions:
- a CDS encoding ABC transporter substrate-binding protein encodes the protein MKKLSILGLVLFSGILAACSDNSDQSNGEEGKAAYSSESESTDESNTGSITFEDGVGEMSIEGVPKKVVVLEWTYVEHLLPLGVEPVGVADLEGYNKWVNVGEPLSDSVTDVGTRSEPNFEAISRLDPDLIIGAKYRHESFKDQLESIAPTALFAPYSEEGAEDQYQHLLNEFNTIAKVFNEEEKAQKYIKQMEETFKEQGERIQEAGFENLNAVVAQAFTSQNTPTMRLFTNNSVIAGVLNKMNASNAVKTDEPEIYGFISTNVEALQNYQDSHFFYLVQDDDPIFDNLADNPAWTNLNFVEKNLTYKLPGDMGTFAGPLSAERFSKEIANALLEK